A section of the Pseudanabaena mucicola str. Chao 1806 genome encodes:
- a CDS encoding amino acid ABC transporter substrate-binding protein, with amino-acid sequence MDPQFRSRRQGFRHLWKNLWHRILPSQMSKQFWQRLIAWLITGLCLFLCLFTLAACEPVPTPEQISGNSAGNRDYLKMVLKRGKLNCGVSGELPGFSFVNKEGKYSGLDVDICRAIAAALFDNPDAVQFRNLNAKERFTALQSGEVDVLSRNTTWTLSRDTSSRLSFMPVVFYDGQGLMVRKDSNIKEIGDLKDADICAQTGTTTEQNLADQMRKRNIPYKPVVYEEVNATFNAYQSGRCKAITADRSALVVRRTRLADPENHVVLDFVISKEPLAPAVSDGDSKWSDIVKWIIFAAIEAEDLDISSTNLATQLQNKNAEVRRFLGVDGSLGKDMGINNDFTLKMIKHVGNYAEIYDRNLGKDSAFKLPRGQNELWRNGGLIYSPPFR; translated from the coding sequence ATGGATCCCCAGTTTCGATCGCGTCGTCAAGGTTTTCGGCACTTATGGAAAAATCTCTGGCACAGAATTTTGCCTAGCCAAATGTCCAAGCAATTCTGGCAACGTCTGATCGCTTGGTTGATCACAGGATTATGTCTATTTTTGTGTTTATTTACTCTTGCCGCCTGTGAGCCAGTCCCCACGCCTGAACAAATCAGTGGTAACAGTGCAGGGAATCGTGACTATCTCAAAATGGTTCTAAAACGGGGCAAACTAAATTGTGGAGTTAGTGGCGAATTACCTGGATTTAGCTTTGTTAATAAAGAAGGCAAATATTCGGGGCTAGATGTTGATATTTGTCGGGCGATCGCTGCCGCCTTATTTGACAATCCCGATGCAGTGCAATTCCGAAATCTCAATGCGAAGGAACGCTTCACCGCTTTGCAGTCGGGGGAGGTAGATGTGCTGAGTCGCAACACTACATGGACTTTGAGCCGTGATACGAGTTCGCGATTATCATTTATGCCCGTAGTTTTTTATGATGGACAGGGGCTAATGGTTCGCAAAGATAGCAATATTAAGGAGATCGGCGATCTTAAAGATGCTGATATTTGCGCCCAAACAGGGACAACTACTGAGCAGAACCTTGCTGACCAAATGCGTAAGCGCAATATTCCCTATAAGCCTGTTGTATATGAAGAGGTCAACGCCACCTTTAATGCTTACCAATCAGGACGTTGCAAGGCAATTACTGCCGATCGCTCTGCTTTAGTAGTGCGCCGTACTCGCCTAGCTGATCCAGAGAATCATGTAGTTTTAGATTTTGTTATTTCTAAGGAACCGCTTGCGCCAGCCGTTAGCGATGGTGACTCGAAATGGTCAGATATTGTGAAATGGATTATTTTTGCAGCGATCGAGGCTGAGGATTTAGACATTTCTTCAACTAATTTAGCCACTCAATTACAAAACAAAAATGCGGAAGTACGCCGATTTTTAGGTGTGGATGGCAGCCTTGGCAAGGATATGGGTATTAATAATGACTTTACGTTAAAAATGATCAAGCATGTAGGTAATTATGCCGAAATCTATGATCGCAATCTCGGTAAAGATAGTGCTTTTAAACTACCGCGAGGACAAAATGAACTCTGGCGAAATGGAGGTTTAATATACTCTCCACCATTTCGTTAA
- a CDS encoding phycobiliprotein lyase produces the protein MNALEFFQKSAGKWRSLRTTHHLAFRRAERGGSEILVNPLNADDPKVIEICQMHEIEPTNAIGGAYVKWDGTMAWDKDDGETHSGETVFALVPDDETGRKGKLLREVGYAEVMPVIGRYEIDDEEALVLITDYPSMSSYERFWFPAPNVRVRASTVQRFGGFSQATFCTEELISEDKVEVVASATSQPAITSVFGW, from the coding sequence ATGAACGCATTAGAATTTTTTCAAAAGAGCGCAGGCAAATGGCGATCCCTACGTACGACCCATCACCTTGCCTTCCGTCGGGCAGAGAGAGGTGGCTCCGAAATTTTGGTTAATCCCCTCAATGCCGACGATCCCAAGGTCATCGAAATTTGCCAAATGCACGAAATTGAACCCACTAATGCGATCGGTGGAGCCTATGTGAAATGGGATGGCACGATGGCTTGGGATAAAGACGATGGTGAAACCCACTCAGGGGAAACCGTATTTGCCCTTGTACCAGATGACGAAACAGGTCGTAAAGGCAAGCTATTAAGAGAAGTGGGCTATGCGGAAGTAATGCCTGTAATTGGTCGTTACGAAATTGATGACGAAGAAGCACTAGTACTCATTACTGATTATCCATCGATGAGTTCCTATGAGCGTTTCTGGTTCCCTGCACCAAATGTAAGGGTAAGGGCTAGCACGGTGCAACGCTTCGGCGGATTTAGTCAAGCGACTTTCTGTACCGAAGAGCTAATTAGTGAAGATAAAGTTGAGGTTGTAGCTAGTGCTACTTCTCAACCAGCGATCACTTCGGTTTTTGGGTGGTAG
- a CDS encoding ABC transporter substrate-binding protein, with the protein MQNLNLRLNRRKFIGFSTLFLLGACGVQTNQSPSSSGKSKIVFWTMQLKPQFDKYMTDLIAAFVKENPMAEVEWVDVPWGEMETKILSSVAAKTAPDVVNLNPQFASKLAEKKALVDMAANISEADKSSYFPNIWKANQLDTATFGLPWYVATDITIYNRSIFEKAGLDPAKPPKTFEELTKVSEQIKAKTGKYAFLLTMDGGQVLEAMVQMGMKLLDANGKAAFNDAAGKTAFDYWVNLFEKQLIPREILTESHRKAIELYQSGELAILLTGPQFLKTVALNAPEVAKVTDVGAQITGSTGKKSAAVMNVAVPTTSTNKALAVKFALYLTNAENQLSFSKIENSLPSTIKSVSDRYFTESAKDSSLLDRARLISASQLSQSEVLIPPAKDIEKLRKIIYEELQLAMLKQKPSDKAIASAAERWNSL; encoded by the coding sequence ATGCAAAATCTCAATCTTCGCCTTAATCGTCGTAAATTTATTGGATTCTCGACGCTATTTTTACTCGGAGCCTGCGGAGTACAAACCAATCAATCCCCAAGCTCTTCAGGCAAAAGTAAAATTGTCTTTTGGACAATGCAATTAAAGCCACAATTTGATAAATATATGACGGACTTAATTGCTGCCTTTGTTAAAGAGAACCCTATGGCGGAAGTGGAATGGGTGGATGTGCCTTGGGGAGAAATGGAAACTAAGATTTTGAGTTCTGTTGCGGCTAAAACGGCTCCTGATGTGGTGAATCTCAATCCTCAGTTTGCATCTAAACTAGCGGAGAAAAAGGCGTTAGTCGATATGGCAGCAAACATTTCTGAAGCTGATAAATCTAGCTATTTTCCAAATATCTGGAAAGCAAATCAATTGGATACTGCTACCTTTGGCTTACCTTGGTATGTGGCAACGGATATCACTATTTACAATCGTTCTATTTTTGAGAAGGCAGGTTTAGATCCTGCAAAACCTCCTAAAACTTTTGAGGAACTGACTAAGGTTTCGGAACAAATTAAGGCGAAAACTGGTAAATATGCCTTCCTCTTGACGATGGATGGTGGTCAGGTTCTCGAAGCAATGGTGCAAATGGGTATGAAGTTGCTCGATGCTAATGGTAAAGCAGCCTTTAATGATGCGGCGGGTAAAACTGCCTTTGACTATTGGGTCAATCTATTTGAGAAGCAATTGATTCCCCGTGAAATCTTAACGGAAAGTCACCGCAAAGCGATCGAGCTTTATCAATCTGGAGAATTAGCAATTTTATTGACGGGACCGCAATTTTTAAAAACAGTAGCTCTGAATGCGCCAGAGGTCGCCAAAGTTACTGATGTGGGCGCACAAATTACGGGTTCAACTGGCAAAAAGAGTGCGGCAGTGATGAATGTTGCTGTACCAACAACATCAACAAATAAAGCCCTTGCGGTCAAGTTTGCGCTCTATTTAACTAATGCAGAAAATCAGCTTAGCTTTTCCAAAATTGAAAATTCTTTGCCATCAACGATTAAGAGTGTGAGCGATCGCTATTTTACAGAATCTGCTAAAGATTCGTCATTACTTGATCGCGCCAGATTGATTAGTGCCTCGCAACTGTCGCAATCTGAAGTCTTGATTCCCCCTGCTAAGGATATTGAGAAATTGCGGAAGATTATCTATGAGGAATTGCAATTGGCAATGCTCAAGCAAAAGCCTAGCGATAAAGCGATCGCCTCAGCTGCCGAACGTTGGAACTCTTTATAA
- a CDS encoding metallophosphoesterase family protein, whose amino-acid sequence MALKFKFAIASDLHIALPHTIWQHPARFHLVEYSIPAFEEVLSHLATLDLDFLLLPGDLTQHGEPENHQWLAERLAKLPYPVYVIAGNHDLPRVETFDQFTPHYTQFGFTKGISEPNKLYYECEVLPNVRLIGLNSNRFNEEGQQIGWIDQEQLEWLQNVLDRKDYGLNLVTIHHNVLEHMHDQSRNALGKRYMLGNTQQLCEILHRANVKMVFTGHLHVQDIAYSDRYDLYDITTGSLVSYPHPYRVLSYISDDLGDRLEVESFRVKSIPEHTDFLHFSREWMGNHSHPFVLRLLTHPPLNLPLEVAEKMTPDLRYFWAYIADGDADFHFPHFPKVAQEYFEAFSDVPPKDNNVTLYLKRSLTIQSA is encoded by the coding sequence GTGGCACTTAAGTTTAAATTTGCGATCGCTTCGGATTTGCATATTGCATTGCCCCACACGATTTGGCAACATCCTGCGCGATTTCATCTTGTTGAGTACAGCATTCCCGCCTTTGAAGAGGTGCTGTCTCATCTGGCAACCCTAGACTTAGATTTTTTACTATTACCAGGGGATCTCACCCAGCATGGTGAACCTGAAAACCACCAATGGCTAGCTGAGCGACTTGCAAAACTTCCCTATCCAGTCTATGTCATCGCAGGAAATCATGATTTACCAAGGGTCGAGACCTTTGATCAATTTACGCCGCACTATACGCAATTTGGATTTACAAAAGGAATCAGCGAACCCAATAAACTCTATTATGAATGCGAAGTATTACCTAATGTACGGTTAATTGGATTGAATTCTAATCGCTTTAATGAGGAAGGTCAGCAGATTGGCTGGATTGATCAGGAGCAGTTAGAGTGGTTGCAGAATGTTCTTGATCGCAAGGATTACGGATTGAACTTGGTGACGATCCATCATAATGTGCTGGAACATATGCATGACCAGTCTCGCAATGCTCTCGGAAAGCGTTATATGCTGGGTAATACGCAACAACTATGCGAGATTTTGCATCGGGCAAATGTGAAGATGGTTTTCACAGGACATCTGCATGTACAAGATATTGCCTATAGCGATCGCTATGATCTTTATGACATTACTACTGGCTCCCTTGTGAGCTACCCCCACCCCTACCGTGTTCTCAGTTATATTTCCGATGATTTAGGCGATCGCTTAGAAGTAGAATCCTTTCGAGTGAAATCAATTCCTGAGCATACTGATTTCTTGCATTTCTCTCGGGAATGGATGGGCAATCATTCCCATCCCTTTGTATTGCGCCTACTGACGCATCCACCCCTCAATTTGCCTTTAGAAGTAGCTGAGAAAATGACTCCTGACCTACGTTACTTTTGGGCATATATCGCTGATGGTGATGCTGATTTCCATTTTCCCCATTTCCCTAAAGTGGCTCAGGAATATTTTGAAGCCTTTAGCGATGTGCCGCCTAAAGATAATAATGTAACTCTATATCTAAAGCGATCGCTTACCATACAATCAGCTTAA
- a CDS encoding sensor histidine kinase translates to MLSASPDLIALARSQIILLTQSLGAVASAMYITENAADGMPPHLIEVAVFPEEGVIALPESFATEALPTLSMGAGGLVRQRRFILPLIYEETILGFLMTGREDRDWLDYEQSQIQQIANTLAIACALDRRNQWLVANQQRNYEQQSNFLSSLLHQLRNPLTAIRTFGQLLSRRIVTDDPNQKFVKGILRETQHIQDLLSEIDRPTPLLLSEAEHEKVFLPAAIIELSAIDLSEILDGITNFASAIAQERNIQFLSNIPSHLPKVLGNESALREAIGNLAENALKYTPKGGYVLLGADVKPDTVYIYVQDTGVGIPDADLPHLFERNFRGRQAEGEIAGTGLGLAIANELVQKMEGSIHVISQVGKGSTFAVTLKRSLLD, encoded by the coding sequence ATGCTCTCCGCTAGTCCCGACCTCATAGCCTTAGCCCGATCGCAAATTATATTACTGACCCAAAGTTTGGGGGCAGTAGCTAGTGCTATGTATATTACGGAAAATGCTGCGGATGGGATGCCACCCCACTTGATAGAAGTTGCCGTTTTCCCTGAAGAGGGGGTGATCGCTTTACCCGAGTCTTTTGCGACTGAGGCTTTGCCAACTTTATCTATGGGGGCTGGTGGTTTAGTCAGACAACGTCGCTTTATTTTGCCCTTAATCTATGAGGAGACAATTTTAGGTTTTTTGATGACGGGACGGGAAGATCGCGACTGGTTGGACTATGAACAATCGCAAATTCAACAAATTGCGAATACCTTAGCGATCGCCTGTGCTTTGGATCGACGCAACCAATGGTTAGTCGCCAATCAACAACGCAACTACGAACAGCAAAGTAATTTTTTGTCTTCACTCTTGCATCAACTCCGTAATCCTCTAACTGCAATTCGTACCTTTGGTCAGCTATTATCACGGCGGATTGTGACTGATGATCCCAATCAAAAGTTTGTCAAGGGAATTTTGCGTGAAACTCAGCATATTCAAGATTTGCTAAGTGAAATTGATCGTCCTACTCCGCTCTTATTATCGGAAGCGGAACACGAAAAAGTCTTCTTGCCTGCAGCAATAATAGAACTTAGTGCTATTGACTTGAGTGAAATTTTGGACGGGATTACCAACTTCGCCAGCGCGATCGCCCAAGAACGGAATATTCAATTTCTATCAAATATCCCTTCCCATTTACCCAAGGTTTTAGGTAACGAGTCTGCCCTCAGAGAAGCGATCGGCAACCTTGCCGAGAATGCTCTTAAATACACTCCCAAAGGCGGCTATGTGTTACTAGGTGCAGATGTAAAGCCTGACACAGTTTATATCTATGTCCAAGATACTGGTGTGGGCATTCCTGATGCAGATTTGCCCCATTTATTTGAACGTAATTTTCGTGGTAGACAAGCAGAAGGTGAGATTGCAGGTACGGGATTAGGACTAGCGATCGCCAATGAGTTAGTCCAAAAAATGGAAGGTAGTATCCATGTGATCAGTCAAGTGGGCAAAGGCAGTACGTTTGCTGTTACTCTCAAGCGATCGCTATTGGATTAG
- a CDS encoding three-Cys-motif partner protein TcmP — translation MSKFGNEGEGIIGRWSEEKLDLLAKYLKAYSVIMNEQKKSWLKDYYYIDAFAGSVRPRAKEDEQRYINGSPVRALQTEIKFDGHWFVDVNPQRVERVRKLREDFPNQIIETYQGDCNDILYNEIIPKIPYSSKKRAFVFLVPCGLQVDWETVKELANTKTCDIFVNFSVMGVTRLLPREQNPDLEVVRQINKVMGNTEWITQIYKESPVTQLDLFGNSSEPTLSRDTIKAEWLASLYTEQLRLLFQHVSRPVLIKNSTNSVLYALCLASHNQTAIKITNELFNRYERLKSR, via the coding sequence ATGAGTAAGTTTGGGAATGAAGGCGAAGGCATTATTGGCAGGTGGTCTGAGGAGAAACTAGATTTACTAGCAAAGTACCTCAAAGCTTATTCTGTAATTATGAATGAGCAAAAAAAGAGTTGGCTTAAAGATTACTACTACATTGATGCGTTTGCAGGCTCAGTCAGACCTAGAGCAAAAGAGGATGAACAGCGTTACATAAATGGTTCACCTGTTCGAGCGCTTCAAACAGAAATTAAATTTGACGGACACTGGTTTGTGGATGTTAACCCTCAAAGAGTAGAACGTGTCAGAAAGTTGCGTGAAGATTTTCCAAATCAGATTATTGAAACTTATCAAGGCGACTGTAATGATATCTTATACAACGAAATAATTCCAAAAATTCCATATTCGTCGAAGAAACGGGCTTTTGTTTTTTTAGTTCCATGTGGACTACAAGTAGATTGGGAGACAGTCAAGGAACTTGCTAATACTAAAACCTGTGATATCTTTGTAAACTTTTCAGTAATGGGCGTTACGAGACTTCTTCCTAGAGAGCAAAATCCAGATCTAGAAGTGGTAAGACAAATAAATAAAGTTATGGGTAATACAGAATGGATTACTCAAATTTATAAGGAATCTCCAGTAACTCAGCTAGATTTATTTGGCAACTCATCTGAACCCACATTAAGTCGGGACACAATTAAGGCTGAGTGGCTAGCTAGTCTTTATACAGAGCAATTAAGGTTACTCTTTCAACATGTTAGTCGTCCTGTTCTAATAAAAAATTCTACAAACTCAGTTTTATATGCACTATGTTTAGCAAGTCATAATCAGACAGCCATCAAAATTACTAATGAACTTTTTAATCGTTATGAACGACTAAAATCACGATAG
- a CDS encoding DUF5131 family protein, protein MSSSNTGIEWTDKTWNPTTGCSKVSLGCRYCYAETITERFPKAFPDGFNLTLHPDRLDQPKKWRTPSRIFVNSMSDLFHKDIPFEYLQDIFAVMRDTPWHIYQILTKRDKNLAKLASKLDWAENIWIGVSVENQKYAHRIDALRQVPSKVRFLSCEPLLGSLSLNLEGIDWIIVGGESGHKHRPIEAEWVRDILRQSQESDVAFFFKQWGGNHSKAGGRILEEKIWEEMPDAWYSHINRWQNKKVSKFQSSSALEAKYLVSSK, encoded by the coding sequence ATGTCAAGTAGTAACACTGGTATTGAATGGACTGACAAAACTTGGAATCCTACTACTGGTTGTAGTAAGGTGAGTCTTGGCTGTCGTTATTGCTATGCTGAGACAATAACAGAAAGATTTCCTAAAGCTTTTCCAGATGGATTTAATTTAACTTTGCATCCAGATAGATTGGATCAGCCAAAGAAATGGCGTACACCTAGTCGAATATTTGTGAACTCTATGAGTGATCTTTTTCATAAAGATATCCCTTTTGAGTATTTACAAGATATTTTTGCTGTTATGCGAGATACACCTTGGCATATATATCAAATTTTGACTAAACGAGATAAAAACTTGGCTAAACTAGCCTCTAAGTTAGATTGGGCTGAAAATATCTGGATTGGCGTATCTGTAGAGAATCAAAAATATGCTCATAGAATTGATGCTTTAAGGCAAGTGCCATCAAAAGTTCGCTTTCTTTCCTGTGAACCTTTGTTAGGTTCACTTTCTTTGAATTTAGAGGGAATTGACTGGATAATTGTTGGAGGCGAGTCTGGACACAAACATCGACCTATAGAGGCTGAATGGGTGAGAGATATTTTGCGGCAATCTCAAGAATCTGACGTTGCTTTTTTCTTTAAGCAGTGGGGAGGTAATCACTCAAAAGCAGGTGGTAGAATCCTTGAAGAAAAGATTTGGGAAGAAATGCCTGATGCTTGGTATAGCCATATTAATAGGTGGCAAAACAAAAAAGTTTCTAAATTTCAAAGTTCTAGTGCATTAGAAGCAAAGTATTTAGTCTCTTCTAAATAA
- the dxs gene encoding 1-deoxy-D-xylulose-5-phosphate synthase, with the protein MRLSEVTHPNQLHGLTISQLESIAKEIRQKHLETIAATGGHLGPGLGVVELTLALYQTLDLDRDKVVWDVGHQAYPHKLITGRYKNFHTLRQKDGIAGYLNRRESEFDHFGAGHASTSISAALGMAIARDLQGDNYKTVAIIGDGSLTGGMALEAINHAGHLPKTNLLVVLNDNEMSISPNVGAIPKYLNKMRLSPPMKFITNNLEGQIRNIPFVGEQISPEIERIKDNLKIVTMVQNKVGAVFEELGFTYIGPVDGHNIKEMIDTFKMAHTLTGPVMVHVSTTKGKGYSYAEADRVGYHAQNSFDLATGKAKPSSSSKPKPPSYSKVFADTLIKLAEHDKRIVAITAAMSTGTGLDKFQAVLPNQFVDVGIAEQHAVTLAAGMACEGMRPVAAIYSTFLQRAYDQIVHDVCIQNLPVFFCLDRAGIVGADGPTHQGMYDISYLRCIPNIVLMAPKDEAEMQSMIVTGLTHNGASAMRYPRGNGVGVPLQDEDIEPLPIGKAEVLREGKDILLLAYGSMVYPSLQVAELLNEHGVSATVVNARFAKPLDTELILPLAQKIGKVVTLEEGCLMGGFGSAVLEALNDANVLAPVYRIGVPDILVEHASPEQSFNSLSMSSGQICDRILNQFAFNKQTAASAS; encoded by the coding sequence ATGCGGTTAAGTGAAGTTACCCACCCTAACCAGTTACATGGTTTGACGATCTCGCAATTGGAATCTATAGCCAAGGAAATTCGGCAAAAGCATTTAGAAACGATCGCGGCTACAGGCGGACACCTTGGTCCGGGGCTAGGCGTAGTCGAACTAACCCTCGCTCTATACCAAACCCTTGATTTGGATCGCGACAAGGTGGTGTGGGATGTGGGGCATCAAGCCTATCCCCATAAATTGATCACAGGACGCTATAAAAATTTTCATACTTTGCGTCAAAAGGATGGGATTGCAGGTTATCTCAATCGTCGTGAAAGTGAATTTGATCACTTCGGGGCAGGGCACGCATCGACCAGTATTTCGGCAGCTCTCGGTATGGCGATCGCCCGTGATTTGCAAGGCGATAATTACAAAACTGTGGCGATCATCGGTGATGGCTCCTTGACAGGTGGCATGGCGTTAGAAGCAATCAACCATGCAGGACATCTTCCCAAAACGAATTTATTAGTTGTCCTCAATGACAATGAAATGTCAATTTCTCCCAATGTGGGCGCAATTCCCAAGTATTTGAATAAAATGCGCCTCAGCCCACCGATGAAATTCATCACCAACAATCTTGAGGGACAGATCCGCAATATCCCCTTTGTTGGCGAACAAATCAGCCCTGAGATTGAGCGGATCAAAGACAATCTAAAGATTGTGACGATGGTACAAAACAAAGTTGGAGCCGTCTTTGAAGAACTTGGTTTTACATATATTGGTCCTGTTGATGGTCACAACATTAAAGAAATGATCGATACTTTCAAAATGGCTCATACGCTCACGGGTCCCGTTATGGTTCACGTTAGCACCACTAAGGGCAAAGGTTACAGCTATGCTGAAGCCGATCGCGTTGGCTACCATGCTCAAAACTCCTTTGACCTCGCCACAGGTAAAGCTAAGCCTTCTAGTTCTAGTAAACCCAAACCTCCTAGCTACTCCAAGGTTTTTGCTGATACCCTGATCAAACTCGCTGAGCATGACAAGCGCATCGTAGCAATTACCGCCGCCATGTCCACAGGTACAGGTTTAGACAAATTCCAAGCCGTCTTACCCAATCAATTTGTAGATGTTGGTATTGCAGAGCAGCACGCAGTCACCCTCGCTGCAGGTATGGCTTGTGAAGGAATGCGTCCTGTTGCTGCGATTTATTCTACCTTCCTGCAACGCGCCTACGATCAGATCGTTCATGATGTCTGTATCCAGAATTTGCCCGTCTTCTTCTGTTTAGATCGTGCAGGTATTGTTGGAGCCGATGGACCTACTCACCAAGGGATGTATGACATTTCCTATCTGCGATGTATTCCGAATATAGTGCTGATGGCTCCTAAGGATGAAGCAGAAATGCAAAGTATGATCGTCACGGGCTTGACCCACAATGGCGCAAGTGCAATGCGTTACCCTCGTGGTAACGGTGTGGGCGTACCATTGCAAGATGAAGATATCGAGCCATTACCAATTGGCAAAGCGGAAGTTTTGCGCGAAGGTAAGGATATCCTGTTACTTGCCTATGGTTCTATGGTTTATCCTTCGCTACAGGTTGCGGAACTTCTCAATGAGCATGGTGTAAGCGCTACCGTCGTTAATGCTCGCTTTGCCAAGCCCCTCGATACCGAGTTAATTTTGCCCCTTGCCCAAAAAATTGGTAAAGTGGTCACCCTTGAGGAAGGCTGCTTGATGGGTGGATTTGGTAGCGCGGTTTTAGAAGCTCTGAATGATGCTAATGTGTTAGCCCCAGTTTACCGCATTGGTGTTCCTGACATTCTTGTGGAACATGCTTCTCCAGAGCAGTCCTTTAATTCTCTTAGTATGTCTAGCGGTCAGATTTGCGATCGCATTCTCAACCAATTTGCCTTTAATAAACAAACTGCGGCAAGTGCTAGTTAG
- a CDS encoding FIST signal transduction protein yields MKWITSLSTKISLEAAVQDLSQQVLATLGEQSLDLGFLFISTAFSSDYPRLLPLLAEKLPIKKLVGCSGSGIIGNGREFEDKPAIALLVGHLPNTEAKVFHLDDNELPDLDSSPDRWEKLTDVSPSLDPSFVLVGDPFSFPINDLIQGLDFAYPNAVKVGGLASSGGMGANALFCFHEANKYKLYRTGLLGVALWGDVTIDPVVAQGCRPIGKIMQVSECERNLILGLEGKPPLALLQDTVGDLSQSDRELAQHSLFIGVVMNEFKLNPSQGDFLIRNIIGVDPRSGAIAVGDRMRPGQRIQLHLRDGKASAEDLEEALINYMNQLNLKAPNVTPTAALMFSCMGRGERLYGKPNFDSELLQKHIGLIAFSGFFCSGEIGPVGGTTFLHGYTSVFGIVRPKS; encoded by the coding sequence ATGAAGTGGATTACTAGTCTTTCGACAAAAATATCGTTAGAAGCTGCGGTACAAGATTTGTCTCAGCAAGTGCTAGCTACACTAGGTGAGCAATCTCTTGATTTAGGTTTTTTATTTATATCCACGGCTTTTTCCAGTGATTATCCTCGCTTATTACCTTTACTTGCCGAAAAACTACCAATCAAAAAGTTAGTTGGTTGCTCTGGTAGTGGGATCATCGGCAATGGTCGTGAGTTTGAAGATAAGCCTGCGATCGCTCTTTTAGTCGGTCATTTACCAAATACTGAAGCAAAAGTATTTCATCTCGATGATAATGAGCTACCAGATCTTGATAGCTCCCCTGATCGATGGGAAAAATTGACGGATGTTAGTCCCTCCCTCGATCCTAGTTTTGTATTAGTGGGCGATCCATTTTCATTTCCGATTAACGACTTGATTCAGGGATTGGATTTTGCCTATCCTAATGCTGTGAAAGTTGGTGGATTAGCTAGTAGCGGCGGCATGGGAGCGAATGCCCTGTTTTGCTTTCATGAAGCAAATAAATACAAGCTTTATCGCACAGGTTTGCTTGGTGTAGCGTTATGGGGAGATGTAACTATTGATCCTGTAGTTGCTCAGGGTTGTCGTCCTATCGGCAAGATCATGCAGGTTTCTGAATGTGAGCGCAATTTGATTTTGGGATTGGAAGGTAAGCCGCCTTTAGCTTTATTACAAGATACGGTTGGCGATTTGAGCCAAAGCGATCGCGAACTCGCGCAACATTCCCTATTTATTGGGGTGGTAATGAATGAGTTTAAATTAAATCCATCACAAGGCGATTTCTTAATTCGCAATATAATTGGTGTCGATCCACGCTCTGGAGCGATCGCTGTTGGTGATCGGATGCGTCCTGGACAAAGAATTCAGTTACATTTACGGGATGGTAAGGCATCGGCTGAAGATCTAGAGGAAGCTCTAATCAATTACATGAATCAGTTAAACCTAAAGGCTCCTAATGTAACCCCTACGGCAGCCCTGATGTTTTCCTGCATGGGACGTGGTGAGCGTCTCTATGGCAAGCCCAATTTTGACTCAGAGTTATTACAAAAGCATATTGGCTTAATTGCCTTTAGTGGCTTTTTCTGTTCAGGAGAAATTGGACCTGTTGGTGGTACAACCTTTTTGCATGGCTATACCTCAGTCTTTGGTATTGTCAGACCTAAAAGTTAG
- the apcB gene encoding allophycocyanin subunit beta — protein MPQDAITSLISTYDATGKYFDRDALDTLKSYFATGSARLAASAAITANAASLVRKAGSQLFEEVPDLIRPGGNAYTTRRFAACLRDLDYYLRYASYALVAGNNDVLDERVLQGLRDTYSSLGVAIGPTVRGIQILKELVFDLVGDDSEWLGEPFEYMASELAEKNL, from the coding sequence ATGCCACAGGATGCAATCACTAGCCTGATCAGTACATACGATGCCACTGGTAAATATTTTGATCGTGATGCCTTGGATACCCTCAAATCCTACTTTGCTACAGGTAGCGCTCGTCTGGCGGCTTCGGCGGCAATCACTGCTAATGCTGCATCGCTTGTTCGTAAGGCTGGCTCACAATTATTTGAAGAAGTTCCTGATCTGATCCGTCCTGGTGGTAATGCCTACACTACCCGTCGATTTGCGGCTTGTTTGCGTGATTTGGACTATTATCTGCGTTATGCATCCTATGCGCTAGTTGCAGGGAACAATGATGTCCTCGACGAAAGAGTATTACAAGGTTTGCGTGATACCTATAGTTCTCTGGGTGTAGCCATTGGTCCAACTGTACGTGGCATCCAAATTTTGAAGGAGCTAGTTTTTGATCTGGTAGGTGATGATTCCGAATGGCTCGGCGAACCTTTTGAATATATGGCTAGTGAATTGGCAGAAAAAAATCTATAG